The genomic DNA ACAAAGAACGATTTTTGGTCTTTGATGTCAAACCACAGTACAAAACATTCGGCGAGTGACTTTCCGTCAGATGCAGCAGTGGAGCCAAGTGCACAAGACTTATCTGAAGACACGATCTGGACCAAAGACTTCGACCATGGAGCAACTTGCATCTCAAATTCTTGCAACCATCGAAAGGCTGGGAGGTAAGTTAATTAGTCTAAGTTTAACATGCATTAttcgtctaaaaaaaaaagcagtttagtGACTGAGAGAGCTTTTCTGAACTTTGTTCGTTTTGCGTCGTGTTATTAAATATCTCTGACTACAGCGTTTTCCGTCGTGTTATGAACTATCTCTGACAACAGCGTTACTCGTGACAGTTGTTTCTCACGGAATATCAGGACTTGCAGCCCGTTTTCAACATGATTCCAAAAGATTTCCACCTTACGACAGTTTTAACATTTAACCAACGGATATTCGTCGAGTCTTAAATATTTGGGATATCGCGTTATGCTAAACGCATCGCAGGTAACGGCTAAAATTCCAATTTAAGGAGCTGAAACGTGAAAgtcctaaatgttaaaattaaaCTCATCATCATAATCCACATGTAGAATACGCAATGCAGGGGGTATGGAAATGCTTATCATGTAGCTATGCCAGCAAAGTGCAACGACATGTTAATGTTGCTGCAAGTggacaaagtttttgttttactaATGGCCAAAAACATGTCATCGAGGTACCTCGATCGGCTCCAGAGGAAAAGAAACTGACGGGAGGTGTGGCGAGTAACATGGTCTGTTTTGGAGCCAAATTCGAGGACTACGTACAATGGAACAGGTTTTTATGGTGCGACTCACCCAGGGTGGGTTTAACCATTTGTGGACGAAAATTTGGTTGTTTGGCCTGTCTATGTATTCTTCAGGGATATGTAGatagatgaattaaaaaaattaaaaaaaagaacatgagaaaaataaataaaacccctGATTTATTGGGTGAAAGGTGATGATTTTCTGCAACACACTTGATGATATCTCATGGCACAGCGGTTGGGAATTACTTATCAATCAAATCATTTCATGCATCCTTCAGTTTTTCCTCATTCATTGTTTTACTTCTTTTCTGCAGAGAACTTATTGGAGCACCCTCTGAGTTTAACAGATTTGGACCGGATGAGCGACGGTGCAACAAAGTCTGCAAGCAGGGAAACGTATGTGACTCTTATACCATTTGCGAATTCATAATATCAAAATAATAACGAGTGCCTATTTTTCATTTAGGTTCATTTTGGCTGAGCTGATTGAAACGGAAAAGGCTTACGTGCGAGACCTGCGAAAGTGCATTGATGTGAGTTTCCTTTCTGTGTACGTGATGTTCTTCTAAGACAAACTTTACTCAAATCTTTGTGTTGGATCTTGCAGACTTACATGAGAGAGATGTTGACCCAAGAGGAGGAGATCCCTGCAGGACTCAACAATATGCAGCATGTCATCTTCGGGAACTTGTTGGAGCTTTATGAATTCCATCATAAGTAAGTATAATCAGcgacttttctcaaaaatgACTGACATTTCGACACCGAGTGAATAAAATAGGCTACACCTGGtcatttttcatatttaaaacATACTACCACCACTCACTTTTTggaatgtattcatttttttcctgttctATCTTCAGGATCTTCCTCAAGGAACTGGAAAAACATGAAAGCGCCCCTGAAGATGTCGGACATTACTTTCTCAAATGGGTATTTATCGCTTTGTCACTACCGTAATCATAATCATACTGATAAATGACCCATCAAGAATTCTGAGCATATTGTTGCTTTTGTGTTTATAGGCTGAGAAGTTCCAGTTATATGTGGACTACGGCAAGAACAGTGACAAGTCCACTCGGCTCATCCTGGAGCATACTGTCAACTATTTTAATGTAAGTTAAAAGTCAAGGTTATCAACGTGAAATTACAGATTATAATGCTTCATTGTCTTACATTCTTTTCTCTTATTCTTTCCATGGGTTCATCAGAAAATTCAGCAGAAGCACGGACTGGCATTCTCGTTACTATCTTTCCTGATCAAGCCAATACAGAGAATGACAAAATATCCACTCCTGTTAAAGGTAAGCCCAAAATATTCAAGTTTGTTGTTCAGAAAACCAACATAAAATGCAAAAGATACATTAATGACACGCTCATAATAAAAAACTTACAACAttcaacaaacaaaataattcaACAATGTTTAGTTAGTTAAAGGAAGTCACATAGTtttgtctttttatttattatttattttatggttATTATAATCCTTCAGATAATTGACAATATTCACAGGCTATATAATCTATGTTCTGTGGGAACAATGtcttaatgcatttttaagtGTATTTTCGCTTGTTTTAGAATCTCCTCGAGTGCTGTGAAGATGGGAAAGGAGTACTCAAGGAAGCTCTGGAGGTGATTCTGGGCATTCTCAAGAGAGCCAACGATGCCATTCATTTCTCCGCGCTGGAAGGTAAGTTAACATGGGCAAGATTACTGAACGTGCATTTGCTTTTGAGGCATAGTTTGTTTACATAACCTATTCTCTCCTCCGTCAGGTTTTGATGAGAGCATTGAATCCCATGGTGAGTTGCTCCGACAGGAGTCATTCAAAATGTGGGATTCAAAATTGCTATTTTGTAGGGGGAAGAATATACAACTCTTTCTCCTGAAAAATTCCTTGCTGGTCTGCAAGGTGGTCAAGGATGAGAAAGGCATGAAGAAATatatttacaagaaaaaaattaacgtGAGTCATCCTTTACTTACTTTTTTACCTATGCAATATTGTCAATAAACATGATCATTTCATTTCTTCTTTAGCTAGCTGATGTAAAGCTGACAGAAAACCATAAGGGAGACCCTGGCAAGTTTGTCCTCAGGGTGGGCCGCACGTTGATGTCGAGCAAAAGAATTGTTCTTAAGGTAAGACATTCGTTCCTCTTTTCCTCAAAACAAAATGAGATTCCCACACATATTACTAACAGGTTTTTGTAAGCCACTTTGACACGATGCTGAgcatttatgtccatcttgcgttatttttttccctgtctttagttaatgttattttttcgaATGTTACTTTCAGCCttggctgtatttttttttcaatgcgaaTAAAAGTTAAACATCAAGTATTGTaaccaaagaaaagaaaatcatatgTTAAAACTTCACCGCATAAGAGATGCAAATGTGGTTTGTTCTGTTTATAAGTGTTTCATTTCCAAATGGCCTTTTAACCTTCGACTTTCCTCTTTCACAATAGGCGTCAACTGTTCAAACCAAGCGGGAGTGGATCGAGCATATCCGGAAGCTAAACAAGGAGCCCACCCTCTACCTGCCGGGGACACTCAAACAGCCAATGGGCATTCCTAAAGCCATCGCAGCAAAGCTCTACAAGAGGCAAAGGTAATCAGGGAAACTGCGATACAATTCTGTTGCttcttggttttaaaaaaaaagttccaaaaatGGCGCCTTGATCAATGAGTGACTTGACTTCAAGGTTTTTCAAAATACAAGCCATTGTTTTGCCATTTATTTATTAGACTTGAGGGTGTATGATGGAGCCATTTGTGCAGTGATTTTAACCCAATTTGGACTGACACAAATAGtccacaattctttaaaaaaaaacaaaatatggatAGCATGTGACTTAATCTCTGATATTGAGCAAGAAAAGATTAAAAACTGAATTGTtgtgttttgctgttttttctaGGTGAAGGGCGTAAACTACAGTGGCTTCGATGATTCCATCAAAGTGGCTCGGCgtcctttttgttgttttttgcagcATTTGTGAATATAATTTCTTGTACATATTGTAGATAGTTATGTATTTGATCAAATAAAATTTCATTGTTATTAGCTCAGATTGTTTTTGGCCTTCTttgttaattaaaatgtatcgTAAAATGTTATTGTGTGGACATGAATTGGGAGAAGAAATCAAAATTTAGGtcttaaaatttttcttttagtttttttgttgcatgTGAAAGCACTCCGCAGAAATTTGTAATACATCATCGCGCTTCATATTGAAAATGTTCCAGGTTTTGATCTTTCATATAAAAAGACATACTTGAATGAACTTTTTTTATCTCAGATCGTTTTACTACAAAATTATCTTATTTCTCTTTTATTTCCTCCCTGCTCTTTTGATGTACATGCAGATTTGGGTGTACAAAACAAGTATTCCCAAATGTATGCATCATATTGGCTCCGGTTATGTGATATTGTTGGCCACTAGGGGCCGACTTCGGACAAGGATCGAAGCGGTCGGGAGGGGCGGTTTTCAGAAGCATCTATGTATTGAAACTGCTGAATGTCCATTTAGCGCCTCACAAGACGTGAGCTGCGACCTGCAACAAAATAATTCTCAAAGTGACAAAATGCACTGTGTTTTTGTGCGCTTCGACTGAATCCTACAACGGagaattagggccaaataaaggaCAACGAGATTTAAGTCGTTCTCATCACTATTACCAATTTCAGTACCAGCTTGGTATCAATGGCCTTGATTGGTGTGGGTTTTTTCCCCATGGTCAGTGAAAGGAGCTCCTTCCATTGAGAGAATCTACTCTGATTcaaatttcattgctgacaTTATTGACTCGAACTATAAATTGTGGAGCTGTGTTGTCATGCCAGAGTTGGTTGAAATGAGGGTCCCTTGTAatcggccccattcattcttcacAAGTAAAATATCAAAATTTATTGACACTGAATGCagttttgtcttttttcattttgataCAGACTTGTTTAGTGATAGACCTTTCACCAAACATTCCTTACAGCAGAAGTGCCTGCTCATCTTTTATGACGATGTGTAaagataaacttttggcaacaattacttacagagtaaaaacctaaattgcccaaaaatgcctttaaatgtAGGCCATTCTTAACGTGTATAACATTACTACGCTGCAAAAACAaacttccttaaaactagttaaattcccttgtttcagagcaaatctattggaaatgagTGAAAGTATGTGGCAGTGTTTCAAGTAAATTTCTCTACGAttttttgaaaaaggaaaaatagctagctgaaaataagctttattctaagcaataaattattgtatttaatcttaaaagataGCTTGTACCAGAAAtgatctttattcaagaatagatatggttaaaaacattatttgaaagcattttttttcttgatttaggtgagaaATGACCAATGGTTAAATCTAGGCtttataagaacaaatagtaatatttacttaaagtaagtggaacaaTGCGACgaattcatctgttaactagtcttcaacactcaaaacaaTACGGAGAAAATAATTGGACTAGATgacacctgtcaacccgaggtcgttggcaatcttacaaatagtgacgtatgcccttacaaattggtgactaatcttacaacattgTATATAGCATGCAATACGAAacgaaaataaaactcaatttttaaaatatcatGAATTCATTggcaatattgtaacatataacctggtgcaatcaaagaacaatatcttcagctacatcattatTACTCAAATTTACTTCACTTttagcaatttctatcatgtcttgatggctgcacttcatggcacttcagctcgcaattcgttagtagtagttcgttagtgcgtccaattaaaaattaaaaacgtcaattgataaaatgaatttaccgatgcaatctttcagtcagggaacatttattttgctaattctgagaagtgatcagcaatagttgcggacaaattgtgttcggcaacaaattggcagaataaaatctctgcttttgtcacttttcatgCTACAGACCagactttatgaccagtgttgttaatcttactttaaaaaagtaattaattacagttacaaattacttgtcccaaaaagtaattgagttagtaactacgttacctgaatgtaagagtaattagttacttggcagagtaactggtgttacctttcatgttttttttttttttgggggggggggggggggggggggggggggacaaaaaaaaaacccaaaaaacatagtaacctttgctatgtttggaagtcatgtaatgttgtgaatcaactgttaaagttgttaaaattgctcccgtttttgcattagttcccttctgtctactttcgacacgtgaatgttttaaaacggtttcttcatttaaagatagtctcaaatcaagattttgccgatttacgagtattttagataaaaagttaatttggttcgcttggaaggttcactacaacagagcctttctgagaagtctgctgctttaaaatggcggctgtttactaacaccaccgagtctgtcattacgcatgtagttctatatgtgtGTGAGCTCTACTgtcaaatattggagccacctagcatatgtAACAGTCACCTCTTTAAGTGGTTTTCCTCCCGACATCCTCCACGTATTTATGTTCTTCTGTTGCTGCTTACTttttatgttggagttcgtctggAAACGCATGTGTGCGTACCGCTGAGCTCCCCAGTGACGAGTGGTCTAAGTAGATTTATTTatagtacagtggggagaacaagtatttgatgcactgccaatgggaaaacccattgacagtgtatcaaatacttgataaacccattgacagtgtatcaaatacttgttctccccacagtAAATGTGCAAAAGTGGCAGCTTGTCCCCTTTTTATTACTTTTATGCACGCATCCTACCTACCACACGATACACCTAGCAATgcatttgctacagcgtcacaaaaaCCActgttctctctccgtgtccttgacttttctcgcgtcaatcaaccaacgtagtaacacatagtaacacacattgtctcattgccgaaacggtgacaaaatccaaatggagaaaataaaacgtcatgcacgaaaaacgtacagattttgaacgtacgatgtacacatttaaaaatcattgctcacttgtacaaattacgccgaaactgtACAACTGGACAGGTATGCAACTATCCTCtatgccaggggtccccaaactttttcctgtgagggccacataacttttcccttctctgatgaggggacgtggtcagtttgtaacagaaaaggtgtgacgattgcaggagtgcctaaatataaaagtttttttttttttcagaaagccacaatcaaataactctttctggatttttcacagaacaaaagtaaataaaatgaaaataataaataacacgttactctagtacggcaaaaaaaaaaaaaaaacagaaaaaaagaaagcatgttccccgaggtcacatgcgccacccctggcatcgctctgcgcaccCCACTATAGACGCTACTcatctacgtcacaaaatgacgtgtcgctgtatccggccgccatattgtacctattttttagacctattctcattgttttcaattagtcatgcaagttatagagcaattcatggaagccccggtgttatctgacgctgtaaactcattggatgcgttgcataaaaggcgttacgtggaaaagcttcagtttatccattcgccagatccgtatttgatcccTAAATCGAGGTTTTTCtgtcttcgcctgacatctgctatcctgatatttacaactatcttgtccacacaaaatcggcctattctcacgaaagtttgaaaaactttaagagcatggaggcttataaatacttcgttgctggttgggtgaaacaggtcctcgtccacgaaaattcggcaggaatctatcttgtgcttggacaggtgagttacgaaattttcaattcaaaatcttttgttcttgctaacatccactgtcaagtctaatgtatttcatgtcatttgtcaatggagctagggattttaatgtttatatggtttagcgatagcactctcactacatacatatataatacgtaataaatacgaagtgcgatagcactactccagattgtccctagttgaatttattttttggcttttgacctcaatagtgaaattgtaaattaattgtatgacaactgtctgattatccccttataattatatattttcaggtagttcattcacaacgtctgagtgtatgttgtcggcgattagcctagcaatgatcttaattgtggttgtcagcccaaaaccctctaaatatatattaaatgcatcttaccagatataaaatgactactacataatctgtggtagtcgtttggagcccagttttctcgtcgaattgcagcagtcaatctcccgtctcctctccgggtctctcggaatacggtagaacttcaagtctctccgtctatcttctctgtttttgcaaccgaccgccacacacaacttcaccattttgattattaatgttaacgagcagaaaaacacgccataatatgaggaatttacgaagcgccaatgcattaacatgacgagtatacggacaacatggcgcgggagcgtggctgtgacgtcacgtgagtagggtctatttgaGAAGTGAGAGAGACAGACAGCgatagagagaaagagagacggTTCTGCCCCCTCGTGTCTTTTTTTAGTataatttaaaacagtaaaaaaaaaataatattgattttttaaatgtatttatttaatagggacagtgcacattAATGAACttctaaaaaatgtaaatatgccagattgtagcaaaaaaaatcttaatttacACCCGCAGTCCCTAGGCAGGTAACACAGATACAAAAAGTGAACAATTTGCACCccctccactagatggcagcctACTTATTCTATGCCGATGGCGCTAAAACCGAAATCGTGATCAAAGAACGTGACTTTCCAAAGAAAGATCGCGTGACGAACCCAAGAGCTCGCGTGACGTCACAAAGAACGATCTTTGGTCTTTGATGTCAAACCACAGTACAAAACATAATCCGCGAGTGACATTCCATCAGATGCAGCAGTGGAGTCAAGTGCACAAGACTTATCTGAGGACACGATCTGGACGAAAGACTTCGACAA from Corythoichthys intestinalis isolate RoL2023-P3 chromosome 20, ASM3026506v1, whole genome shotgun sequence includes the following:
- the LOC130908886 gene encoding triple functional domain protein-like isoform X2, translated to MEQLASQILATIERLGENLLEHPLSLTDLDRMSDGATKSASRETFILAELIETEKAYVRDLRKCIDTYMREMLTQEEEIPAGLNNMQHVIFGNLLELYEFHHKIFLKELEKHESAPEDVGHYFLKWAEKFQLYVDYGKNSDKSTRLILEHTVNYFNKIQQKHGLAFSLLSFLIKPIQRMTKYPLLLKNLLECCEDGKGVLKEALEVILGILKRANDAIHFSALEGFDESIESHGGRIYNSFS
- the LOC130908886 gene encoding triple functional domain protein-like isoform X4 — translated: MSDGATKSASRETFILAELIETEKAYVRDLRKCIDTYMREMLTQEEEIPAGLNNMQHVIFGNLLELYEFHHKIFLKELEKHESAPEDVGHYFLKWAEKFQLYVDYGKNSDKSTRLILEHTVNYFNKIQQKHGLAFSLLSFLIKPIQRMTKYPLLLKNLLECCEDGKGVLKEALEVILGILKRANDAIHFSALEGFDESIESHGGRIYNSFS
- the LOC130908886 gene encoding triple functional domain protein-like isoform X3 — translated: MEQVFMVRLTQENLLEHPLSLTDLDRMSDGATKSASRETFILAELIETEKAYVRDLRKCIDTYMREMLTQEEEIPAGLNNMQHVIFGNLLELYEFHHKIFLKELEKHESAPEDVGHYFLKWAEKFQLYVDYGKNSDKSTRLILEHTVNYFNKIQQKHGLAFSLLSFLIKPIQRMTKYPLLLKNLLECCEDGKGVLKEALEVILGILKRANDAIHFSALEGFDESIESHGGRIYNSFS
- the LOC130908886 gene encoding triple functional domain protein-like isoform X1 produces the protein MAQRLGITYQSNHFMHPSVFPHSLFYFFSAENLLEHPLSLTDLDRMSDGATKSASRETFILAELIETEKAYVRDLRKCIDTYMREMLTQEEEIPAGLNNMQHVIFGNLLELYEFHHKIFLKELEKHESAPEDVGHYFLKWAEKFQLYVDYGKNSDKSTRLILEHTVNYFNKIQQKHGLAFSLLSFLIKPIQRMTKYPLLLKNLLECCEDGKGVLKEALEVILGILKRANDAIHFSALEGFDESIESHGGRIYNSFS